DNA sequence from the Brienomyrus brachyistius isolate T26 chromosome 18, BBRACH_0.4, whole genome shotgun sequence genome:
CAGCACAAAGCCCCACCCTTCACAGCCTCTAATACAGAGCTGCCCCCATCATCAGCACCAAGCCCCGCCCCTCACAGCCCCCAGTACAGAGCTGCCCCCATCATCAGCACCAAGCCCCTCCCCTCACAGCCCCCAGTACACAGCTGCCCCCATCATGAGCACCAAGCCCCACCCTTCACAGCCTCTAATACAGAGCTGCCCCCATCATCAGCACCAAGCCCCGCCCCTCACAGCCCCCAGTACAGAGCTGCCCCCATCATCAGCACCAAGCCCCGCCCCTCACAGCCCCCAGTACAGAGCTGCCCCCATCATCAGCACCAAGCCCCTCCCCTCACAGCCCCCAGTACACAGCTGCCCCCATCATGAGCACCAAGCCCCACCCTTCACAGCCTCTAATACAGAGCTGCCCCCATCATCAGCACCAAGCCCCGCCCCTCACAGCCCCCAGTACAGAGCTGCCCCCATCATCAGCACCAAGCCCCTCCCCTCACAGCCCCCAATACAGAGCTGCCCCCATCGTCAGCACAAAGCCCCGCCCCTCACAGCCCCCAGTACACAGCTGCCCCCATCATGAGCACCAAGCCCCACCCTTCACAGCCTCTAATACAGAGCTGCCCCCATCATCAGCACCAAGCCCCTCCCCTCACAGCCCCCAGTACAGAGCTGCCCCCATCATCAGCACCAAGCCCCGCCCCTCACAGTCCCCGGTACAGAGCTGCCCCCATCATCAGCACCAAGCCCCGCCCCTCACAGCCCCCAGTACAGAGCTGCCCCCATCATCAGCACCAAGCCCCTCCCCTCACAGTCCCCGGTACAGAGCTGCCCCCATCATCAGCACCAAGCCCCGCCCCTCACAGTCCCCGGTACAGAGCTGCCCCCATCATCAGCTCCAAGCCCCTCCCCTCACAGCCCCCAGTACAGAGCTGCCCCCATCGTCAGCACAAAGCCCCTCCCCTCACAGCCCCCAGTACACAGCTGCCCCCATCATGAGCACCAAGCCCCACCCTTCACAGCCTCTAATACAGAGCTGCCCCCATCATCAGCACCAAGCCCCTCCCCTCACAGCCCCCAGTACACAGCTGCCCCCATCATGAGCACCAAGCCCCACCCTTCACAGCCTCTAATACAGAGCTGCCCCCATCATCAGCACCAAGCCCCTCCCCTCACAGTCCCCGGTACAGAGCTGCCCCCATCATCAGCACCAAGCCCCTCCCCTCACAGTCCCCGGTACAGAGCTGCCCCCATCATCAGCACCAAGCCCCGCCCCTCACAGTCCCCGGTACAGAGCTGCCCCCATCATCAGCTCCAAGCCCCTCCCCTCACAGCCCCCAGTACAGAGCTGCCCCCATCGTCAGCACAAAGCCCCTCCCCTCACAGCCCCCAGTACACAGCTGCCCCCATCATGAGCACCAAGCCCCACCCTTCACAGCCTCTAATACAGAGCTGCCCCCATCGTCAGCACAAAGCCCCTCCCCTCACAGTCCCCGGTACAGAGCTGCCCCCATCATCAGCACCAAGCCCCTCCCCTCACAGTCCCCGGTACAGAGCTGCCCCCATCATCAGCTCCAAGCCCCTCCCCTCACAGTCCCCAGTACAGAGCTGCCCCCATCGTCAGCACCAAGCCCCTCCCCTCACAGCCCCCGGTACAGAGCTGCCCCCATCATCAGCACCAAGCCCCTCCCCTCACAGTCCCCGGTACAGAGCTGCCCCCATCATCAGCTCCAAGCCCCTCCCCTCACAGTCCCCAGTACAGAGCTGCCCCCATCGTCAGCACCAAGCCCCGCCCCTCACAGCCCCCAGTACAGAGCTGCCCCCATCATCAGCACCAAGCCCCTCCCCTCACAGCCCCCAGTACACAGCTGCCCCCATCATGAGCACCAAGCCCCACCCTTCACAGCCTCTAATACAGAGCTGCCCCCATCATCAGCACCAAGCCCCTCCCCTCACAGCCCCCAGTACAGTGCTGCCCCCATCATCAGCACCAAGCCCCTCCCCTCACAGTCCCCAGTACAGAGCTGCCCCCATCATCAGCACCAAGCCCCTCCCCTCACAGCCCCCAGTACAGTGCTGCCCCCATCATCAGCACCAAGCCCCTCCCCTCACAGCCCCCAGTACAGTGCTGCCCCCATCATCAGCACCAAGCCCCTCCCCTCACAGCCCCCAGTACAGTGCTGCCCCCATCATCAGCACCAAGCCCCGCCCCTCACAGCCCCCAGTACAGAGCTGCCCCCAATGTCAGCACAAAGCCCCGCCCCTCACAGCCCCCAATACAGAGCTGCCCCCATCGTCAGCACAAAGCCCCGCCCCTCACAGCCCCCAGTAGTGCTGCCCCCATCATCAACTCCAAGCCCCGCCCCTCACAGCCCCCAGTACAGAGCTGCCCCCAATGTCAGCACAAAGCCCCGCCGCTCACAGCCCCCAGTACAGAGCTGCCCCCATCGTCAGCACAAAGCCCCGCCCCTCACAGCCCCCAGTACAGAGCTGCCCCCATCGTCAGCACAAAGCCCCGCCCCTCACAGCCCCCAGTACAGTGCTGCCCCCATCATCAGCACCAAGCCCCGCCCCTCACAGCCCC
Encoded proteins:
- the LOC125713196 gene encoding proline-rich protein 36-like, with the protein product MFVIFRAEYSSQIINAEYRAALIISTKPRPSQPPVQSCPHHQHQAPPLTAPSTELPPSSAPSPSPHSPQYTAAPIMSTKPHPSQPLIQSCPHHQHQAPPLTAPSTELPPSSAPSPAPHSPQYRAAPIISTKPLPSQPPVHSCPHHEHQAPPFTASNTELPPSSAPSPAPHSPQYRAAPIISTKPRPSQPPSCPHHQHQAPPLTAPSTELPPSSAPSPSPHSPQYRAAPIVSTKPRPSQPPVHSCPHHEHQAPPFTASNTELPPSSAPSPSPHSPQYRAAPIISTKPRPSQSPVQSCPHHQHQAPPLTAPSTELPPSSAPSPSPHSPRYRAAPIISTKPRPSQSPVQSCPHHQLQAPPLTAPSTELPPSSAQSPSPHSPQYTAAPIMSTKPRPSQPPVQSCPHRQHKAPPFTASNTELPPSSAPSPAPHSPQYRAAPIISTKPLPSQPPVHSCPHHEHQAPPFTASNTELPPSSAPSPAPHSPQYRAAPIISTKPRPSQPPSCPHHQHQAPPLTAPSTELPPSSAPSPSPHSPQYRAAPIVSTKPRPSQPPVHSCPHHEHQAPPFTASNTELPPSSAPSPSPHSPQYRAAPIISTKPRPSQSPVQSCPHHQHQAPPLTAPSTELPPSSAPSPSPHSPRYRAAPIISTKPRPSQSPVQSCPHHQLQAPPLTAPSTELPPSAAPIISTKPLPSQPPVHSCPHHEHQAPPFTASNTELPPSSAPSPSPHSPRYRAAPIISTKPLPSQSPVQSCPHHQHQAPPLTVPGTELPPSSAPSPSPHSPQYRAAPIVSTKPLPSQPPVHSCPHHEHQAPPFTASNTELPPSSAQSPSPHSPRYRAAPIISTKPLPSQSPVQSCPHHQLQAPPLTVPSTELPPSSAPSPSPHSPRYRAAPIISTKPLPSQSPVQSCPHHQLQAPPLTVPSTELPPSSAPSPAPHSPQYRAAPIISTKPLPSQPPVHSCPHHEHQAPPFTASNTELPPSSAPSPSPHSPQYSAAPIISTKPLPSQSPVQSCPHHQHQAPPLTAPSTVLPPSSAPSPSPHSPQYSAAPIISTKPLPSQPPVQCCPHHQHQAPPLTAPSTELPPMSAQSPAPHSPQYRAAPIVSTKPRPSQPPVVLPPSSTPSPAPHSPQYRAAPNVSTKPRRSQPPVQSCPHRQHKAPPLTAPSTELPPSSAQSPAPHSPQYSAAPIISTKPRPSQPPVQSCPQCQHKAPPLTAPSTELPPSSAQSPAPHSPPVQSCPHRQHKAPPLTAPSSAAPIINSKPRPSQPPVQSCPPSSAPSPAPHSPHYSAAPHHQLQAPPLTAPITELPPSSAPSPTPHSTPPIPNILTCLVLTYTGSW